From one Dysidea avara chromosome 9, odDysAvar1.4, whole genome shotgun sequence genomic stretch:
- the LOC136265343 gene encoding collagen alpha-2(I) chain-like: MTLRYCIFLWLCIITLVTVAAVRGDEDTGPLPFPEHLRVTTSSSTGLVQLSWSPVAGAESYRLYQIVLGEGARLLSEVPSTTISLSLNGPNPILVAVAATDNNGDSGILSNMLEVTAHPQIFSLLSPDYLPRDVVIVTDPANGGYILKWRQPAILPDDLQGYSIFMSTRESHSQLLDAVPASITMFAIGHLSPNVDHMITIVTNTISGGQSPPHLIHITTQQPDGQQALIEDGVGVLGVAQVYPNHFMLFWKAVKNTEFYNIYLSGGELLASTAALSYIVDIRLVDISQSFYVRPINQHGEGPSSNFVNIAQLMSSPPTTLTAPQQLTAFNTLSTTTVLSWLPPVLAPTTISYKVSIDGNVVAMTTNNSIMLEGLSPGTSHVIIVTSHDSGKDGNFTSIIVTIAPDERVLSSPQVVIESVTMTTATITWPPVIGAHSYRVHIRQNGGVEAHTETRINTYTITSLSYPDVVTMKVVSISDDSSVSNSSELVVYRPPPHSFPQLSATLLGAIYSPLNFRVLHVQPTSALLAWDAPLSHSPIEGYRVYLSFAGATKPVGRVLANENLLFHLSSLVPSLEYRVFIVPFTAHHTAPFAYVMFTTPRELVTSFRVPTTPTRFSVTVINSEYIMFSWDPVTSATSYRIMEVTSDGTIVELVDTAGLSYTSPLSVINNSSLYYGVISVNPSGQSVFSNIVSIPTDSSSISPPSRLRVAAVNLTAVTLTFSPPATSSLIEGYVCQAFTQSRLVNATVYTTRDTCTLAGLQPHTQYNFTVQAYYQQQHSSANQISAFTMSMPVQISGTLPAPNNLVVVNQTSSTISLRWEPVENAQAYIVYQMIRGQSLPVTTTSESSFKWTDLPSGVSMTVAVAGVSSTGEDGHRSMLFTSTLTSAATVKTQPSTNMQGPKGKKGEMAPDPTGPKGPPGFPGDDGSDGRNGIPGKDGEPGAKGDPGQPGPAGPAGAKGSKASIDVEYFDPKGPPPIIKAVKGMKGNLGSSGPPGPPGQRGPAGHPGDPGHKGAMGPQGTPGNAGPAGPPGEPGEVGNAGPKGPAGGPGQPGDPGRAGPAGFKGPTGDKGETGARGAKGMQGDPGSAGPQGRPGFQGATGPAGAPGAAGDKGPQGSQGVPGKPGPVGPIGQPGDSGANGAPGEVGAPGSDGLRGPRGPQGPPGNTGATGDKGTPGNNGADGFPGKKGVDGADGDIGAPGDAGSQGDVGAPGNPGPQGPMGASGATGDPGPAGSPGLPGSPGKKGEDGGKGHPGEDGDKGHQGDPGHIGADGGEGDTGPEGPAGIQGSPGPKGPPGKAGTPGIPGKDGPKGFKGPPGLPGAAGKKGLDGIDGPPGPPGNAGLPGAVGRPGSPGVPGAPGRDGNPGTEGPAGTPGQPGDQGDKGPHGPPGLPGNRGTAGNDGNDGQPGSNGLIGEQGDPGHHGEKGPTGAPGPQGYPGAIGAAGEQGDQGAPGADGGDGEPGPTGSPGPQGEKGPTGDQGDKGYPGPQGPRGVPGELARQGPHGQTGAPGADGATGLPGIHGAPGHPGPRGPEGYPGLVGHPGPVGAPGAPGPKGDKGYPGDNGVPGDDGERGHPGNPGDDGVNGLPGPPGVPGIPGRPGAQGQRGGQGPAGPQGPAGVRGPTGRQGSPGEDGESGPIGHPGVSGAPGPDGFASSPGANGDPGDIGAPGRRGKEGDVGDPGPAGPDGDLGPAGQLGPVGDPGPPGPAGYPGDQGDTGDEGSKGEPGPPGIDGKNGPPGLPGPIGPPGEEGPAGTEPGEVGASGAPGDQGRPGNQGTRGSAGLPGNSGDPGEQGIDGHDGLDGRPGTPGSRGETGRIGDTGQPGSPGPAGIDGPKGFKGDAGPRGPTGAPGFPGAPGDTGPQGAPGPQGLDGAPGAKGAQGPDGPDGVRGPPGRRGSEGPRGQKGDTGNAGGVGDQGDKGRLGPKGFKGEMGMEGEPGASGRRGDVGPQGPTGPIGHPGVDGTKGPAGDKGEAGKPGEDGESGPAGPSGPPGPPGPPGEEIVEVHNDGNTFFSSERSQDEVDDTLELTKLKELAQLRRQARRLTKPSGTKKSPARSCLDLQLNKPNVADGYYWIDPNGGCIDDAIKVFCNFSGHSVQTCVMPTKDQVDTRYWRKTSADGWFSNLDGGFQMEYMAPETQMKFIRVAAQTAHQTFTYKCRNSQASLSFQTSDNQEVTTKDSKTISLLHDGCKHKSTFSDHSVVAINTRTINQLPLKDFAPSDFGEKSQEFGFQVGPACFS, encoded by the exons GTATTGCATATTTTTATGGCTTTGCATCATCACTTTGGTGACTGTGGCAGCAGTTAGAG GTGATGAAGACACAGGACCACTCCCCTTTCCTGAACATTTGCGAGTTACTACATCATCTTCTACTGGTCTAGTTCAGTTGTCATGGTCACCAGTAGCTGGTGCTGAG TCATACAGGCTCTATCAAATAGTACTCGGAGAAGGAGCTCGATTATTGTCTGAAGTGCCTTCCACTACTATATCCCTCTCTCTGAATGGACCCAACCCTATACTTGTTGCCGTAGCAGCCACTGATAATAATGGCGACAGTGGAATATTGTCAAACATGTTGGAAGTGACCGCACACCCTCAAATATTTTCTCTGTTATCTCCGGATTATCTCCCACGAGATGTTGTCATAGTAACAGATCCAGCCAATGGGGGGTATATACTAAAGTGGAGACAACCAGCAATATTACCAGATGATTTACAG GGATACAGTATTTTCATGTCAACAAGGGAATCACACTCTCAACTATTGGATGCTGTTCCTGCCAGCATTACTATGTTTGCTATTGGACACTTATCACCTaatgtggatcacatgatcacaataGTTACAAACACCATATCAGGTGGACAGAGTCCTCCTCATCTTATCCACATCACTACACAACAACCTGATGGCCAACAAG CGTTGATTGAAGATGGTGTGGGAGTGTTGGGTGTGGCTCAAGTGTATCCTAATCATTTCATGCTGTTCTGGAAGGCAGTGAAGAACACTGAG TTCTACAACATTTATCTCAGTGGTGGTGAACTGTTAGCATCTACAGCTGCATTGAGTTACATTGTTGATATTAGATTGGTTGATATTAGCCAATCATTTTATGTCCGACCTATAAATCAACATGGAGAGGGGCCATCAAGTAACTTTGTTAACATAGCCCAGTTGATGTCATCTCCACCTACTACTCTGACTGCCCCTCAACAATTGACTGCCTTTAACACTCTATCAACTACAACTGTGTTGTCATGGTTACCACCTGTACTTGCTCCTACTACCATA AGCTACAAGGTGTCGATTGATGGCAATGTAGTTGCTATGACCACCAATAATAGTATCATGTTGGAGGGACTCTCCCCTGGGACATCACATGTTATCATAGTAACATCACATGACAGTGGTAAAGATGGAAATTTTACCTCTATAATTGTGACCATTGCCCCTGATGAAAGAG TGTTGAGTAGTCCGCAAGTTGTGATTGAGTCAGTAACCATGACAACAGCTACAATCACTTGGCCGCCTGTTATAGGAGCTCAC TCTTATCGTGTTCACATCAGACAGAATGGAGGGGTGGAGGCACACACAGAGACAAGGATCAACACTTACACTATTACCAGCTTATCATACCCTGATGTAGTCACTATGAAG GTGGTATCAATATCTGATGATAGTAGTGTTAGTAATAGTAGTGAGTTAGTGGTGTACCGTCCACCACCTCACTCCTTCCCTCAACTCTCTGCTACACTACTTGGTGCTATCTATTCTCCATTAAATTTCAGAGTGTTACATGTTCAACCAACCTCAGCTCTGTTAGCATGGGATGCTCCTCTCAGTCATTCCCCTATTGAG GGTTATAGGGTGTACTTGTCTTTTGCTGGTGCTACTAAACCTGTTGGGAGAGTGTTGGCCAATGAAAACCTGTTGTTCCACTTGTCATCCCTTGTTCCATCACTAGAGTATAGGGTGTTTATTGTTCCATTCACTGCACACCATACAGCACCATTTGCATATGTCATGTTCACCACTCCCAGGGAGTTGGTCACATCATTTC GTGTTCCTACCACTCCTACAAGGTTTAGTGTAACAGTTATTAACAGTGAGTACATCATGTTCTCATGGGATCCAGTCACATCAGCTACA tctTACAGGATAATGGAGGTGACCAGTGATGGGACAATTGTTGAACTAGTAGACACTGCTGGATTGAGTTACACTAGTCCTCTATCAGTCATTAATAATTCTAGTTTATATTATGGAGTGATCTCTGTTAACCCATCAGGCCAGAGTGTGTTTAGTAATATAGTATCCATTCCTACTGATTCCAGCTCTATCAGTCCTCCTAGTAGGTTAAGAGTAGCTGCTGTCAACCTCACTGCTGTAACCCTTACCTTCTCTCCTCCTGCTACTAGTTCTCTGATAGAG GGTTATGTGTGTCAAGCGTTTACACAGTCCAGACTGGTGAACGCAACGGTGTACACAACTAGAGACACATGTACACTAGCTGGTCTACAGCCTCATACACAGTACAACTTTACTGTACAAGCCTACTACCAACAGCAGCATAGTTCAGCTAATCAAATTTCAGCATTCACCATGAGTATGCCAGTACAGATTAGTGGTACCCTACCAGCCCCTAATAATCTGGTTGTTGTTAATCAAACATCATCAACAATTTCTCTTCGATGGGAACCTGTGGAAAATGCCCAG GCGTACATTGTATATCAAATGATTAGGGGACAGTCCCTACCTGTAACCACAACGTCAGAGTCAAGCTTCAAATGGACAGACCTACCATCTGGTGTTAGCATGACAGTGGCAGTTGCTGGTGTAAGTTCTACTGGAGAAGATGGTCACAGGTCCATGCTGTTCACTTCAACATTGACAA GTGCTGCTACTGTAAAGACACAACCATCAACTAACATG CAAGGCCCTAAGGGCAAAAAGGGAGAAATGGCACCTGATCCTACAGGACCA AAAGGACCACCAGGATTTCCCGGTGatgat GGATCTGATGGAAGAAATGGTATTCCTGGTAAGGATGGAGAGCCTGGTGCTAAAGGAGACCCTGGACAACCTGGCCCTGCCGGACCTGCTGGAGCTAAAGGATCTAAAGCT AGCATTGATGTGGAATACTTTGATCCTAAGGGACCACCCCCAATTATCAAAGCTGTTAAAGGAATGAAGGGTAACCTTGGTAGCAGTGGTCCTCCAGGTCCCCCTGGACAAAGA GGGCCAGCTGGACATCCTGGTGATCCCGGACACAAGGGAGCAATGGGCCCTCAGGGTACACCTGGTAATGCAGGACCAGCTGGTCCTCCTGGAGAGCCTGGTGAAGTGGGTAATGCTGGACCTAAGGGACCCGCTGGAGGCCCTGGACAGCCTGGTGACCCT GGTAGAGCCGGCCCAGCTGGATTCAAAGGACCAACTGGAGATAAGGGAGAAACA GGAGCTCGTGGTGCTAAAGGCATGCAAGGTGACCCCGGCAGTGCAGGCCCACAAGGTAGACCTGGTTTCCAAGGAGCCACTGGTCCAGCTGGAGCACCT GGAGCAGCTGGTGACAAAGGTCCCCAAGGCAGTCAAGGTGTCCCAGGCAAGCCTGGTCCAGTAGGACCAATTGGACAACCTGGAGATAGTGGTGCTAAT GGTGCACCAGGTGAAGTTGGAGCCCCAGGATCAGATGGACTAAGAGGACCAAGG GGTCCACAAGGCCCCCCAGGTAATACTGGTGCTACCGGTGATAAG GGAACACCTGGAAATAATGGTGCTGATGGCTTCCCTGGCAAGAAAGGAGTTGAT GGTGCAGATGGAGACATTGGCGCTCCTGGTGATGCTGGATCACAGGGAGATGTTGGAGCACCTGGTAACCCTGGTCCTCAGGGTCCTATGGGAGCATCT GGAGCAACTGGCGACCCTGGTCCTGCTGGTTCCCCTGGACTGCCA GGTTCCCCAGGCAAGAAAGGTGAAGATGGAGGTAAAGGTCACCCTGGAGAGGATGGAGACAAAGGTCACCAAGGTGACCCCGGACACATTGGAGCTGATGGCGGAGAA GGAGACACCGGACCAGAAGGACCAGCCGGTATACAAGGATCACCTGGACCAAAG GGTCCTCCTGGCAAAGCAGGTACTCCAGGAATCCCTGGAAAAGATGGCCCTAAGGGCTTTAAGGGACCCCCTGGTCTGCCTGGAGCAGCTGGAAAGAAAGGACTTGAT GGCATAGATGGACCCCCTGGACCACCAGGAAATGCTGGACTACCC GGAGCTGTTGGTCGTCCTGGATCACCTGGTGTTCCTGGAGCACCTGGTCGTGAT GGTAACCCAGGCACTGAGGGACCTGCTGGTACCCCTGGACAACCTGGTGACCAAGGTGATAAGGGACCACATGGACCACCTGGTCTCCCTGGCAACAGAGGTACTGCTGGTAATGACGGTAATGATGGACAACCAGGAAGCAATGGGCTAATT GGAGAGCAAGGTGACCCTGGTCACCATGGTGAGAAGGGACCTACTGGTGCACCA GGTCCACAAGGATACCCTGGAGCAATAGGAGCAGCTGGAGAACAAGGAGATCAG GGAGCACCTGGAGCAGATGGTGGTGATGGAGAACCTGGACCAACTGGTTCACCT GGACCTCAAGGAGAGAAGGGACCAACTGGTGACCAAGGAGACAAG GGTTACCCTGGACCACAAGGACCACGAGGTGTACCTGGTGAACTG GCTAGGCAGGGTCCTCATGGACAAACTGGAGCACCTGGTGCTGATGGAGCAACTGGACTGCCTGGTATCCATGGTGCCCCTGGCCACCCTGGACCAAGAGGTCCTGAGGGTTACCCCGGACTGGTTGGACACCCTGGACCTGTAGGAGCACCTGGAGCACCT GGACCTAAAGGAGACAAAGGATATCCTGGAGATAATGGTGTCCCTGGAGATGAT GGAGAACGTGGTCACCCAGGCAACCCTGGTGATGATGGTGTTAATGGACTACCA GGACCCCCCGGTGTACCAGGTATCCCTGGTAGACCAGGAGCCCAAGGACAGAGGGGTGGACAAGGACCAGCCGGACCACAAGGCCCAGCTGGAGTCAGAGGACCAACTGGTAGACAAGGCAGTCCCGGAGAGGATGGTGAATCTGGCCCTATTGGACATCCT GGTGTGTCAGGAGCACCTGGTCCTGATGGATTTGCATCATCTCCTGGAGCTAAT GGTGACCCTGGTGATATTGGAGCTCCTGGTAGACGTGGTAAAGAAGGAgatgtg GGAGACCCTGGTCCAGCTGGACCTGATGGTGACCTTGGTCCTGCAGGACAACTG GGACCTGTTGGCGATCCTGGACCCCCAGGTCCAGCTGGTTACCCTGGTGACCAAGGAGACACTGGTGATGAAGGATCAAAGGGCGAGCCTGGACCACCAGGAATAGAT GGTAAGAATGGACCACCTGGATTGCCTGGACCCATTGGACCACCTGGTGAAGAG GGACCAGCTGGTACTGAGCCAGGAGAGGTTGGAGCATCTGGTGCTCCTGGAGATCAG GGACGACCTGGTAACCAAGGAACTAGGGGATCAGCAGGCTTGCCTGGAAATTCT GGTGACCCTGGTGAACAAGGAATTGATGGACATGATGGACTTGATGGGAGACCT GGTACTCCCGGCTCTCGTGGTGAAACTGGTAGAATTGGTGATACTGGCCAACCTGGCAGCCCTGGACCAGCTGGTATTGATGGACCAAAAGGATTCAAGGGTGATGCTGGACCACGTGGCCCGACTGGTGCTCCAGGATTCCCAGGAGCTCCTGGAGATACT GGCCCACAAGGAGCCCCAGGACCTCAAGGATTAGATGGAGCCCCAGGAGCTAAA GGAGCACAAGGTCCAGATGGCCCAGATGGTGTACGTGGACCACCTGGCAGGAGA GGTAGTGAAGGACCAAGAGGACAGAAAGGAGACACAGGAAATGCTGGAGGAGTT GGAGACCAAGGTGACAAGGGTAGATTAGGTCCTAAAGGATTCAAGGGAGAGATGGGAATGGAAGGAGAACCAGGTGCATCTGGTAGACGAGGTGATGTTGGACCTCAA GGTCCAACTGGCCCCATTGGACACCCAGGTGTTGACGGCACTAAGGGACCTGCTGGTGACAAAGGAGAAGCA GGTAAACCTGGTGAAGATGGTGAATCTGGTCCTGCTGGACCCTCAGGACCTCCT ggACCTCCTGGACCTCCT GGAGAGGAGATTGTTGAAGTACACAATGACGGTAACACATTCTTCTCCTCTGAAAGATCTCAGGATGAAGTGGATGAT ACACTAGAACTGACCAAGTTGAAAGAGCTTGCTCAACTCCGCCGACAAGCTCGCAGACTCACTAAGCCATCTGGAACCAAGAAATCTCCAGCTCGCAGCTGTCTTGACCTTCAGCTGAACAAACCAAATGTTGCAGATG GATACTACTGGATTGACCCCAATGGAGGATGTATTGATGATGCTATCAAAGTGTTCTGTAACTTCTCTGGCCACAGTGTCCAGACTTGTGTGATGCCTACTAAAGACCAG GTGGATACACGATACTGGCGCAAGACATCTGCTGATGGCTGGTTCAGTAATCTTGATGGAGGATTCCAAATGGAGTACATGGCCCCAGAGACCCAGATGAAATTTATCCGTGTTGCTGCACAAACTGCACACCAAACATTCACTTACAA GTGCCGCAACTCTCAAGCATCCCTGTCATTCCAGACCAGTGACAATCAGGAGGTGACCACTAAAGACAGCAAAACTATTTCACTGTTACACGATGGATGCAAG CACAAGTCAACCTTCTCTGACCATTCTGTGGTTGCCATTAACACCAGAACCATCAACCAACTACCACTGAAAGACTTTGCACCATCAGACTTTGGAGAGAAGAGTCAGGAATTTGGTTTCCAAGTTGGGCCAGCTTGTTTCTCATAG